One genomic segment of Geitlerinema sp. PCC 9228 includes these proteins:
- a CDS encoding carbohydrate kinase family protein, whose protein sequence is MSALICGSFAYDNIMVFQDRFKNHILPDQVHILNVSFLVPEMRRQFGGCAGNIAYNLKLLGGSPLPMATVGSDFGDYAEWLDKHGIPQNHIKKIDSEFTGQAFITTDLDDNQITAFHPGAMQHAHANKVADANGVKVGIVAPDGRDAMLQHAEQFAEAGIPFVFDPGQGMPMFNGEELAHFVDLATYVTLNDYEWQLLRDRTGLSENQVAERVEALVVTRGGEGSDIYAGNEHHQIPSVKPEAVNDPTGCGDAYRAGLLYGFEQDLDWPTTGRIASLMGSIKISHHGTQNHSFTPEEFKEQFQKAFGYTY, encoded by the coding sequence ATGTCAGCACTCATTTGCGGTTCATTCGCATATGACAACATCATGGTCTTTCAGGACCGATTCAAGAATCACATTCTGCCCGACCAAGTACATATCTTGAATGTGTCTTTCTTGGTTCCCGAAATGCGACGCCAGTTCGGGGGCTGCGCCGGCAACATCGCTTACAATCTCAAACTACTCGGAGGTTCGCCGTTGCCCATGGCCACCGTTGGCTCCGATTTTGGGGACTACGCTGAGTGGCTGGACAAACACGGCATCCCGCAAAATCATATCAAGAAAATCGACAGTGAGTTCACCGGTCAGGCATTCATCACCACCGACCTGGATGACAACCAAATCACTGCCTTTCACCCCGGTGCCATGCAGCACGCTCACGCAAACAAAGTTGCGGATGCCAACGGCGTTAAAGTAGGCATTGTTGCCCCTGACGGTCGCGATGCCATGCTGCAACACGCCGAGCAATTTGCCGAAGCTGGCATTCCCTTTGTCTTCGACCCCGGTCAGGGCATGCCCATGTTCAACGGCGAAGAACTGGCACATTTTGTGGACCTAGCCACATACGTTACCCTAAACGACTATGAATGGCAATTGTTGCGCGATCGCACCGGTCTCAGCGAAAACCAAGTCGCCGAACGGGTAGAAGCGCTCGTTGTAACCCGTGGCGGTGAGGGTTCCGATATTTACGCCGGCAACGAACACCATCAAATTCCCTCGGTGAAACCAGAAGCAGTCAACGACCCCACTGGCTGCGGCGATGCGTACCGAGCTGGATTGCTATACGGTTTTGAGCAGGACCTAGACTGGCCAACCACAGGGCGGATTGCTTCGCTAATGGGTTCGATCAAGATTTCCCATCACGGCACCCAGAACCACAGCTTTACGC